A genomic region of Torulaspora delbrueckii CBS 1146 chromosome 7, complete genome contains the following coding sequences:
- the TDEL0G04820 gene encoding uncharacterized protein encodes MRTVCGFILILLMELAAAATIDSGTLIGCDPQSVTSGFSVKYYDYPHAAAGSSPCYNLAYQTDDYLYNGGYQTLGAGLLAQSSGVTDLTFATSSNMSRLFGIMANMPSNYNLNQQISVSNFAMLITGYFLAKTTGTYSFNLDYIDDLAYVNVGAGKAFDCCQQGSSESKPAPFDLFAQWASSKPTDSIQADLIAGLYYPIRLFYVNRDYIGGLQFSYTDPSGAKSSNWDSYIFQAPDGSKCEAEPATTTTPWDSTFTSTYTTVSTYTNAKSVVTTGAVVVVETPRPLTSTTTYTAYSGSSTTTYSTGVTTIIGTDGKSTKETVYYVKTPIRATTTYTGYDGSSTTTYSTGATTFIGSDGKSTTETVYYVKTPTYATTTYTPWSGSSTTTYSTGATTFIGSDGKSTTETVYYVKTPGYATTTYTEYDGSSTTTYSTGITTITGTDGNPTKEIVYYVKTPGYATTTYTEYDGSSTTTYSTGATTFIGPDGKSTTETVYYVKTPAIATTTYAGYDGTSTTTYSTGITTITGTDGNPTKEIVYYVKTPGYATTTYTEYDGSSTTTYSTGVTTFTGPDGKATTETVYYVKTPVNKPVLTTKYTNYPGSTPRTYSTESTWFTGGDGNQTPLYVYYVETPIVRYTNGSSSYIPKTLTSTTSGSEITTNPINTVSSSENTVHTNTLTTVTTTVDGVVTSYTTTCPMIAISSDTKPVDSQSQTQTTVTTTVNGIVTSYTTTCPITTISSNDKPVTTEPQSNLVTTVNGGVTFYTTTRAVNKPSSGTAAQDSYTLETVTTESNGVTIVYTTTCPLSTGTGAVGHTPSAEASESAADSVQVGEGEQTVLQPAGVSTTLSSVVSTAQTPLITTNSQPYATGSGSSIISSVTQILPSNTRSITQYEGAAPKSFVSHFFYFVVALPLALI; translated from the coding sequence ATGAGGACGGTATGTGGTTTTATTTTGATATTGCTTATGGAGCTGGCAGCTGCAGCGACCATTGATTCCGGTACGCTAATAGGCTGTGATCCTCAAAGTGTGACTAGTGGGTTCTCTGTGAAATACTATGATTATCCTCATGCTGCCGCTGGTTCGAGCCCTTGTTACAATCTGGCGTATCAAACCGATGATTATCTCTACAACGGTGGTTATCAAACCCTTGGAGCTGGTTTGCTTGCACAGTCCAGCGGTGTCACTGATTTGACCTTCgctacttcttcaaatatgaGTAGGTTGTTCGGTATAATGGCTAATATGCCAAGTAACTACAACCTTAACCAGCAGATCAGCGTCAGTAATTTTGCCATGTTGATTACCGGTTATTTCCTCGCTAAGACTACAGGTACTTActctttcaatttggatTATATTGACGATCTGGCTTATGTCAATGTTGGTGCCGGTAAGGCATTTGATTGTTGTCAACAAGGATCTTCCGAGTCAAAACCAGCCCCATTCGATTTATTCGCCCAATGGGCTTCAAGTAAACCAACGGACAGCATTCAAGCTGATTTGATTGCTGGTCTCTATTATCCTATTCGTCTATTCTATGTTAACAGAGATTACATTGGTGGTTTGCAATTCTCATACACGGATCCTAGCGGTGCCAAGAGCTCCAACTGGGATTCTTACATCTTCCAGGCTCCTGACGGTTCAAAGTGTGAAGCCGAGCCTGCAACGACTACCACACCATGGGACAGTACTTTCACTAGTACTTACACTACTGTTTCCACTTATACAAACGCAAAGAGTGTTGTGACCACTGGTGCTGTCGTTGTCGTTGAAACACCTCGGCCATTAACCTCCACGACTACTTACACAGCATATAGTGGCAGTAGTACCACTACTTACTCGACCGGTGTCACTACGATCATCGGTACTGACGGGAAGTCAACAAAGGAGACAGTTTATTACGTCAAGACTCCCATCCGTGCTACTACGACTTACACTGGCTACGATGGCAGCAGTACAACCACTTACTCCACCGGTGCTACTACCTTCATTGGCTCCGACGGTAAGAGTACTACCGAAACTGTTTATTATGTGAAGACTCCAACATATGCTACTACAACTTACACACCTTGGAGTGGATCTAGTACTACAACCTACTCCACCGGTGCTACTACCTTCATTGGCTCCGACGGTAAGAGTACTACCGAAACGGTATACTACGTGAAGACACCCGGCTACGCCACAACTACTTACACTGAGTATGATGGCAGTAGTACTACTACATACTCCACTGGTATTACTACGATCACAGGTACTGATGGCAACCCGACGAAGGAAATTGTCTATTACGTGAAGACACCTGGCTACGCCACAACTACCTACACTGAGTATGATGGCAGTAGTACTACCACCTACTCGACGGGCGCCACTACGTTTATCGGCCCTGATGGTAAATCTACTACAGAGACTGTTTACTATGTTAAGACGCCGGCTATCGCAACCACCACTTATGCTGGCTATGATGGCACCAGTACTACTACATACTCCACTGGTATTACTACGATCACAGGTACTGATGGCAACCCGACGAAGGAAATTGTCTATTACGTGAAGACACCTGGCTACGCCACAACTACCTACACTGAGTATGATGGCAGTAGTACTACCACCTACTCGACGGGTGTTACTACGTTTACTGGCCCTGATGGAAAAGCTACTACAGAGACTGTCTACTATGTTAAGACGCCAGTCAACAAGCCTGTACTCACCACCAAGTATACCAATTATCCTGGAAGTACCCCAAGAACATATTCTACTGAGTCTACTTGGTTTACTGGCGGAGATGGTAATCAAACTCCGCTTTATGTTTACTATGTTGAAACTCCAATAGTTAGATACACCAATGGTTCAAGCTCTTATATTCCCAAGACGTTGACATCTACGACATCGGGATCTGAAATCACTACTAATCCGATCAATACTGTCTCTTCGAGCGAAAATACGGTCCATACTAACACTCTAACCACCGTGACTACAACTGTTGATGGTGTCGTCACTTCCTACACAACCACTTGTCCTATGATTGCCATTTCCAGCGATACCAAACCAGTCGATAGCCAAAGTCAAACTCAAACGACTGTGACTACGACCGTTAATGGGATCGTCACTTCCTACACAACCACTTGTCCCATTACTACCATTTCCAGCAACGACAAGCCAGTTACAACCGAACCTCAATCAAATTTGGTTACAACCGTTAATGGAGGTGTTACTTTCTACACTACCACTCGTGCCGTTAATAAACCATCATCTGGAACTGCCGCTCAAGATTCCTACACATTAGAGACTGTCACAACAGAATCTAACGGAGTGACCATAGTCTATACTACAACCTGCCCATTGAGTACAGGGACAGGCGCTGTAGGGCACACGCCAAGTGCAGAGGCCTCCGAATCGGCTGCTGATAGTGTTCAGGTTGGTGAAGGAGAGCAAACAGTTCTCCAACCTGCTGGAGTGTCCACCACTTTGAGTTCCGTTGTATCCACGGCTCAGACGCCATTGATCACAACCAACTCTCAGCCTTACGCAACAGGAAGTGGAAGCTCGATCATTTCTTCTGTTACTCAAATTTTGCCCTCCAATACGCGCTCCATTACACAATACGAAGGTGCTGCTCCTAAATCGTTCGTCAGTCACTTCTTTTACTTTGTCGTGGCTCTACCATTAGCCCTTATTTAG
- the BIO4 gene encoding dethiobiotin synthase, producing the protein MTSIEESSPAIPTAQPIIFVTGTDTDVGKTFISTLLAHKWRANYWKPLQTGIESDDGDSVTVKTAKCDASWMPEIFQPRYEMIKPLSPYKAMDYEPSIDIQLTDFEIPKGSEKAPLIVEGAGGAFVPITKDLKTMTDLMKHLAITNTHRPFKIIVVARSGLGTLNHTLLTINYLENEGLSEHILGIVVNGEKNQGNVEVLRDYGLEILAEVETTSSPASALNFIPPLNGLL; encoded by the coding sequence ATGACTTCCATTGAGGAATCCTCACCCGCTATTCCTACAGCACAGCCAATCATATTCGTGACCGGTACGGATACTGACGTTGGGAAAACATTTATTTCCACATTGCTTGCTCACAAATGGCGAGCTAATTACTGGAAGCCCCTACAAACTGGCATTGAGTCTGACGATGGTGATAGCGTGACAGTGAAGACTGCCAAATGTGATGCATCCTGGATGCCAGAGATTTTCCAACCAAGGTACGAAATGATCAAGCCTTTGTCACCATACAAGGCGATGGACTATGAACCGTCGATCGATATACAACTTACTGATTTTGAAATCCCGAAAGGAAGTGAAAAAGCACCTCTAATAGTCGAAGGAGCTGGCGGAGCGTTTGTTCCAATAACAAAAGACCTAAAAACGATGACTGATCTGATGAAGCATTTGGCGATAACAAACACTCACCGGCCGTTTAAGATTATCGTGGTTGCCAGAAGTGGGCTGGGGACTTTAAATCATACTCTACTGACAATCAACTATTTGGAAAATGAGGGTCTCAGTGAACACATCCTTGGGATTGTAGTCAATGGTGAGAAGAATCAAGGAAACGTTGAAGTTTTACGCGATTACGGGCTAGAAATTTTGGCCGAGGTAGAGACAACTAGTTCACCTGCGTCCGCCCTGAACTTCATACCACCTCTTAATGGGCTGTTGTAG
- the BIO5 gene encoding Bio5p: MAEKRFTKFNWLSLLGIAFSLTSSWLGVSSSLVAGLYSGGPVLIIYGLIIGAVFTIMCGLSLCEFSSMLPNASGVCFWVLKLLSEPLDPEVMEKEAIECDNDDLLDITGDGPLADELDEPVLESYCSAENLFITKKWKKDLGIMTGLFNYAGAVFTSASICASLSLSILGVYSLMHPDYELRHWNVFLTYELLNIAMAFVASWARWLPAISQFGLGISVVSYVLTFLISIISRSFNHSEQWPTGKTVFGEFTNTTGWSSSGMAFIVGLINPLWSFAGIDSATHMVDDVGYSASRKLVPRIIIATILLGFATAFPYAIVMFFCITDSTQVVSSILPILQIYYQATGNKSLSAFMQSCCIITGFICGVSSSTWQNRILWSVSRTYHLIECDEMNAKKAQVVAKIASISPTIRIPVYAHLLSHFFVAVIGCIFMGSSTAFNAIITACISILLLSYAVPCIIMVFVVGKKNFYRNIASEQQALGLSHQVEESRASWYLVPNILTICWALFCLIFLSFPYVIPVDSSNMNYVSVVYGVMAILIAIALY; the protein is encoded by the coding sequence ATGGCTGAAAAGCGTTTTACTAAATTCAATTGGTTATCACTTTTAGGTATTGCATTCTCACTCACAAGTTCATGGTTAGGTgtttcatcatcactgGTTGCAGGTCTGTACAGTGGTGGTCCTGTGCTGATTATCTATGGTCTGATCATTGGAGCTGTGTTTACGATTATGTGTGGTCTTTCGCTATGCGAATTCTCATCGATGCTTCCTAACGCGAGCGGAGTATGCTTTTGGGTATTGAAATTATTATCTGAGCCACTAGACCCTGAAGTGATGGAGAAGGAGGCCATTGAATGTGATAACGATGATCTCCTTGATATCACAGGTGATGGGCCGCTAGCTGATGAGCTAGATGAGCCTGTGCTGGAATCTTACTGCAGTGCTGAGAACTTGTTTATCACTAAAAAATGGAAAAAGGATCTGGGGATTATGACTGGTTTGTTTAATTATGCTGGCGCTGTCTTCACTAGTGCCAGTATTTGTGCTTCGCTATCGCTCAGTATTCTTGGTGTTTACTCTTTGATGCACCCAGACTACGAACTTCGCCATTGGAATGTATTCCTCACCTACGAGCTTCTTAACATCGCCATGGCATTCGTTGCTAGTTGGGCCAGATGGCTACCTGCGATCTCTCAATTTGGGCTGGGTATATCCGTTGTCTCTTATGTGCtgactttcttgatcagcATAATATCTCGTAGCTTCAACCACAGCGAACAATGGCCCACTGGAAAAACAGTTTTTGGAGAGTTTACAAATACTACAGGATGGTCCTCTTCAGGTATGGCATTCATTGTTGGATTGATCAATCCATTGTGGTCATTCGCAGGAATTGATTCGGCAACTCACATGGTCGACGATGTTGGATACAGTGCGTCCAGAAAGCTGGTGCCTCGGATTATTATTGCTacaattcttcttggttttgCAACAGCTTTTCCTTACGCCATCGTGATGTTTTTCTGTATTACTGATTCGACCCAAGTGGTATCAAGTATCCTTCCAATTTTACAGATTTACTATCAGGCTACCGGaaacaaatctttgagTGCTTTCATGCAGTCCTGCTGTATAATTACTGGGTTCATCTGCGGTGTTTCAAGTAGTACTTGGCAAAACAGAATCCTGTGGTCTGTCTCGAGAACTTATCATCTGATTGAATGCGACGAGATGAATGCTAAAAAGGCACAGGTTGTAGCAAAGATTGCCAGCATCAGTCCAACCATTCGCATCCCGGTCTATGCTCACTTGCTGTCCCATTTCTTCGTTGCAGTTATAGGCTGTATCTTTATGGGTTCTAGTACCGCATTTAATGCCATCATCACTGCTTGCATCTCAATTCTGTTGCTTTCCTATGCCGTTCCCTGTATCATCATGGTATTTGTTGTaggcaagaagaatttttacAGAAATATTGCCAGCGAGCAGCAGGCCCTCGGATTAAGCcaccaagttgaagagagcAGAGCCAGCTGGTATCTGGTTCCGAACATTTTGACCATCTGCTGGGCTCTCTTTTGCCTGATTTTCCTTTCATTCCCCTACGTTATTCCTGTCGATAGCAGCAACATGAACTACGTCAGTGTGGTTTATGGTGTGATGGCAATACTAATTGCAATTGCGCTTTACTAA
- the TDEL0G04860 gene encoding nucleobase cation symporter-1 family protein gives MLFDVETLRRCDKFLQVPHHEKDSLTVLRNPDLEPIPLERRIWGFWSFFGYWGIPNITIWTWSTGSAMLSLGLNIQHTMGALTLGNILICVYTCLNSGPGAKYRIGYTVCQRMIFGIYGSGIGIFIRIVLSIVFYGSQSWLGGLGFVVMFSSWSKSYMNLENTFSSSVAMTTRDFIGFLVFQVLQYAFFFMRPEKMNKVVNFSCLITIIAMVGVFIATLAKNHGAGPLYSEPVTLSKSYTGWMWLYSMTIWYGALSPDCTNQSDFSRFSSSRKKMYLGIISAVMITGTIVPLMGLLCASATQQLYGTELWLPTDICLQWLINDYSPGARAASFFCGLAFMASQMSFNVLANGFAGGMDLAGVLPRYINIKRGAIITALLSWATQPWNFYNTSSVFITVMSSFGVIVTPIIAITVADYHIIRRGTLPLSHLYITDPDGTFYFKKGFNFRAIFTWICGMVPGLPGLADAVSPISGFPEGMRNFFYGSVVFSFFCPLILYVIVCKIFPVKNLGMVEEEDVYDNMTVEEIGESGSQTYNMTLLEGVDVEMGSMVKDANASVKQKVVES, from the coding sequence ATGCTTTTTGACGTCGAAACGCTCAGGAGATGCGACAAATTTCTGCAAGTTCCTCATCATGAGAAAGACTCGTTGACTGTACTCAGAAATCCTGATCTTGAGCCGATACCTCTCGAACGAAGAATCTGGGGCTTTTGGTCCTTTTTTGGTTATTGGGGTATACCCAATATCACAATTTGGACATGGAGTACGGGTTCGGCAATGCTATCGCTCGGTCTTAACATCCAGCATACCATGGGAGCTTTGACGCTCGGAAATATATTGATATGCGTTTACACATGTCTTAATTCTGGCCCAGGAGCGAAGTATAGAATAGGATACACTGTTTGTCAGCGAATGATTTTTGGAATTTACGGGTCAGGAATTGGTATATTTATAAGGATTGTTTTGTCCATCGTCTTCTATGGTTCGCAAAGCTGGCTTGGTGGTTTAGGTTTTGTTGTTatgttttcttcttggagCAAAAGCTATATGAATTTGGAAAACACTTTCTCCTCAAGTGTAGCTATGACAACCAGAGATTTCATAGGATTTCTCGTCTTTCAGGTGTTGCAATATGCCTTTTTCTTTATGAGGCCAGAAAAAATGAACAAAGttgtcaatttttcctGTCTGATCACTATAATCGCTATGGTAGGGGTGTTTATCGCTACTCTGGCTAAAAACCATGGAGCTGGTCCTCTTTATTCGGAGCCTGTCACCTTGAGCAAGAGCTACACAGGTTGGATGTGGTTATATTCCATGACTATTTGGTATGGTGCCCTATCACCTGATTGCACAAACCAATCAGACTTCTCTCGTTTCTCAAGTTCTAGAAAAAAGATGTACTTGGGAATCATCTCGGCTGTTATGATCACGGGTACTATCGTCCCTCTTATGGGATTACTCTGCGCCTCAGCAACACAGCAGCTATATGGAACTGAATTATGGCTTCCCACTGACATCTGCCTTCAGTGGTTAATCAATGACTATTCGCCGGGTGCTCGAGCTGCCTCTTTTTTCTGCGGCTTGGCATTCATGGCATCTCAGATGAGCTTCAATGTTCTCGCTAATGGTTTCGCAGGAGGAATGGATCTGGCAGGGGTACTACCTCGTTATATTAATATAAAACGAGGTGCCATAATAACGGCTCTACTTTCGTGGGCCACTCAACCATGGAATTTTTACAATACATCCTCTGTATTCATCACAGTAATGAGCTCCTTTGGGGTGATAGTCACGCCAATAATAGCTATCACTGTTGCTGACTATCATATTATTCGCAGAGGCACTTTACCCTTATCGCACCTTTACATTACAGATCCTGATGGTACTTTCTACTTCAAAAAAGGCTTTAATTTCCGAGCAATTTTCACCTGGATTTGCGGTATGGTACCTGGTCTTCCCGGTTTAGCAGATGCTGTTAGTCCCATAAGTGGATTTCCGGAGGGGATGAGAAATTTTTTCTATGGCAGTGTCgtcttcagcttcttctgtCCATTAATCTTGTACGTTATTGTCTGCAAAATCTTCCCAGTTAAGAACCTAGGAATGGtggaggaagaggatgtATATGATAATATGACTGTAGAAGAAATCGGGGAATCTGGTAGTCAAACTTATAACATGACGTTGTTGGAGGGTGTTGATGTTGAGATGGGCAGTATGGTGAAAGATGCCAACGCTTCTGTGAAGCAAAAGGTAGTCGAGAGTTGA
- the BIO3 gene encoding adenosylmethionine-8-amino-7-oxononanoate transaminase, translated as MQFSTAVNDLLKYDRDHIWHPYTSMSNPMMVYPVKEARGCEMILASEEPKDYRMIDAMSSWWCAIHGYNNQEINDALVSQISKVSHVMFGGLTHEPAVSLVGKLLTLLDHSELQHCFLADSGSVAMEIALKMALQYQWSLTPASDSEFKKTKFLTISRGYHGDTIGAMSVCDPKSSMHSIYAGYVAENIFVTGPPTVPTLPTSNIYLENKELFNEAVTFDPECLEVFRSKLEHEIEEICAVVLEPILQGAGGMRLYHPQFLIEVRKLCDQYDVPLIMDEIATGFGRTGAMFAFHHCRAYQDDMNIPKDSQVDVYPDIICVGKALTGGYMTLSAVVTTPKIAMTISNPELQTGGCLMHGPTFMGNPLACAAANKSLDILLRGDWTTQVQRIERQLFDGLYKDVLSDSKISSVISDIRITGAVAVLELKQSVDSLWFHHKFVSKGVYVRPFRNLCYIMPPYIISPEQLDKVTRVIREVLREWADKVLA; from the coding sequence ATGCAGTTCAGTACCGCTGTTAACGACCTCTTGAAGTATGACCGGGATCACATATGGCACCCGTACACATCTATGAGCAATCCAATGATGGTTTATCCCGTCAAGGAAGCCAGAGGCTGCGAGATGATATTGGCTTCTGAGGAACCCAAAGATTACAGAATGATTGATGCTATGTCATCATGGTGGTGTGCAATTCATGGCTATAATAATCAAGAGATCAATGATGCGCTAGTGTCACAAATCAGTAAAGTGTCCCACGTTATGTTCGGCGGGTTGACGCATGAACCTGCTGTCTCACTCGTTGGGAAGCTTTTAACATTGCTAGATCACAGTGAGTTGCAACATTGCTTCCTGGCGGATTCGGGCTCAGTCGCTATGGAGATTGCCCTGAAGATGGCTCTCCAATACCAATGGAGCTTGACTCCTGCTAGTGACTCGGAATTCAAGAAaaccaaatttttgactaTTTCAAGAGGCTATCATGGCGACACTATTGGTGCAATGAGTGTTTGTGATCCAAAGAGTTCTATGCATTCCATTTATGCTGGTTACGTGGCTGAGAATATCTTCGTTACGGGCCCCCCTACAGTGCCAACGCTACCTACATCAAATATCTACCTCGAAAATAAGGAGCTCTTTAACGAAGCGGTCACATTTGATCCAGAGTGTTTAGAAGTATTCCGTTCCAAGCTCGAGCacgaaattgaagaaatttgcGCTGTCGTGCTTGAGCCAATTTTGCAAGGTGCGGGTGGAATGAGACTTTACCACCCGCAGTTTTTAATTGAGGTTAGGAAGCTATGTGATCAATACGATGTTCCGCTTATTATGGATGAGATTGCAACGGGATTCGGTCGCACAGGTGCTATGTTTGCCTTTCACCACTGTAGAGCTTATCAAGATGATATGAACATTCCAAAGGACTCTCAGGTTGATGTTTATCCAGATATAATTTGCGTCGGGAAGGCCTTGACCGGTGGATACATGACATTAAGTGCCGTCGTTACAACTCCCAAAATCGCTATGACCATTTCTAATCCTGAACTTCAAACGGGCGGGTGCCTCATGCATGGACCGACATTCATGGGTAATCCTCTCGCGTGTGCTGCCGCCAATAAGTCTTTAGATATACTTTTACGAGGTGATTGGACAACGCAGGTGCAACGCATCGAGAGGCAGCTATTCGATGGATTGTACAAGGATGTTTTGTCAGACAGCAAGATTAGTTCGGTGATATCTGATATTAGAATCACTGGAGCTGTTGCCGTGTTGGAATTGAAACAATCAGTTGACTCCTTGTGGTTCCACCACAAATTTGTGTCCAAAGGAGTGTATGTTAGACCTTTCAGAAATTTATGTTACATCATGCCTCCATATATTATCTCTCCTGAACAGCTTGACAAAGTGACCAGGGTAATTAGAGAGGTCCTTAGAGAGTGGGCCGATAAAGTTTTAGCATAG
- the TDEL0G04870 gene encoding MATE family efflux transporter — protein sequence MKHDPILQVLPDQKSKLVITSRRYDSINGIQENPSEDCHRNKEFWIILKASLPLVTTFFLQFSLTLVSIFSVGHIGKDELAAVSLAIMTFNVSVSIFNGMATCLDTLCAQAYGAKRYDLVGIYFQKCTCMILAAYIPMAFIWCFSSHLFALIVPDRKLAVLAEKFLRGMSLGAPGYIFFETGKRFLQAQGIFVAGQYCLFIAAPINLLLNYLLVWNKHFGIGLYGAPLSTSISYWLMSLLLLCYVRFIDGKKCWDGINLQEALRGWGTMFNLALNGTAMMLSEFVAFEILTLSVSRLGTASLAAQSITSSLATLLFQIPFGISVAASTRIAYHVGAGSINMAKMASRITLNLALVVGVLSFLVVFIFRANIVRIFTTDQEVVKYATVSVGILGINQLFDCSNVLLAGCLRGQGRQHIGSALNIFVYYVIAVPLALHLAFKTGLGLKGLWIGIGIGVSILAISEGYFVLFRSNWPAILQSAQKRNSLGS from the coding sequence ATGAAACATGATCCCATTTTACAGGTATTACCTGATCAGAAATCAAAGCTGGTGATAACCTCGCGTAGATATGATAGTATTAACGGAATCCAAGAGAATCCCAGTGAAGATTGTCATAGAAACAAAGAGTTTTGGATAATTCTGAAGGCATCCTTACCTCTCGTTAccactttcttcctccaATTTTCCTTAACTTTGGTTTCTATCTTCTCGGTAGGGCACATTGGCAAAGATGAACTGGCGGCAGTCTCGCTGGCGATCATGACGTTTAACGTCAGCGTATCCATATTCAACGGAATGGCAACTTGTCTCGACACGCTGTGCGCGCAAGCATATGGAGCCAAGCGGTATGATCTGGTAGGCATCTACTTCCAAAAATGCACTTGCATGATTCTCGCTGCGTACATTCCCATGGCTTTCATATGGTGTTTCTCTTCTCACCTCTTCGCTCTCATTGTTCCGGATAGGAAATTAGCCGTCTTAGCAGAAAAGTTCCTGCGAGGCATGTCATTAGGTGCTCCTGGCtatatcttcttcgaaacGGGAAAGCGGTTCTTGCAAGCCCAGGGTATTTTTGTTGCTGGGCAGTACTGCCTGTTCATAGCTGCACCAATAAACCTGCTTTTGAATTATTTACTGGTGTGGAATAAGCATTTCGGTATTGGGTTGTACGGAGCACCATTGTCGACCTCTATTTCTTATTGGCTAATGAGCCTACTGTTACTCTGTTACGTTCGATTCATCGATGGCAAAAAATGTTGGGATGGAATCAATCTGCAAGAAGCATTGAGAGGATGGGGAACCATGTTCAATTTGGCTCTTAATGGAACGGCTATGATGCTCTCGGAGTTCGTtgcttttgaaattttaacCTTATCCGTTTCCAGATTGGGAACGGCTTCTTTGGCAGCACAATCTATTACATCCTCGCTAGCAACTTTATTATTTCAAATCCCATTTGGTATTTCTGTTGCTGCTTCGACGAGAATTGCGTATCATGTGGGTGCAGGATCCATAAATATGGCTAAAATGGCAAGTCGAATTACTCTCAATTTGGCTCTAGTTGTGGGAGTTCTGAGTTTTTTGGTTGTTTTTATTTTCAGAGCTAACATAGTTCGCATTTTCACTACTGACCAAGAGGTTGTGAAGTACGCCACTGTTTCTGTCGGAATTTTGGGTATCAACCAACTGTTCGACTGCTCAAATGTTTTACTAGCAGGCTGCCTTCGGGGGCAGGGGCGTCAGCATATTGGCAGCGCTCTGAATATATTCGTGTATTACGTTATAGCTGTACCGCTGGCGCTGCACTTGGCTTTCAAAACAGGGCTAGGTCTGAAGGGTCTATGGATAGGTATTGGAATTGGTGTTTCAATTCTCGCCATAAGTGAGGGTTATTTCGTGCTATTCAGGTCCAATTGGCCTGCGATTTTGCAATCAGCGCAGAAAAGGAATTCGCTAGGTTCATAA